The genomic region AACAAGGCTCTATCGGCATAAAATTTTAGGAGGAATCTATGTCATTGCAATATAATACTGTTGACAAATTGTTATCAGCTGAGGTCTTGATGGAGCATTGTTGCAGAGAACCATGGGACACATATCAATCACCTATTAAGATGGCTCCTCGTGTATATTATGTATCCGGCAATAATTGGGTAGCTAGCTACCTTATTGATACTGGAGATGGGTTGATACTAATTGATACCGGCATGCATGAAACTGCGTATCTATTATTGGAAAATATTCGTAAACTTGGTTTTGACTATCGTGATATAAAAAAAATATTACTTTCTCATGCACACATAGACCATATAGGTGCGGCAAGGACTTTGAAGGAGCTGACCAAAGCGGATTTGTACTTGGGAAAAAGGGACTTACTTTTTCTGCATGAAAGGCGAGATTTGATTTATATTGGTAATTATACCTGTGGCTTATTTGAACCAGATTATATTTATGATGATGAAAAGCCCATTATACAGGGAGATATTACTATACGTACTATATCTACGCCTGGGCATACTCCCGGCTGTACCTCGTTTTTCTTTGATGTCAGGGATGATATACATAATAAAATTTTGCATTGCGGTATGCATGGTGGTATTGGAGTTACCTGTACAAAGAAAGCATTGAATCAGATGGGACTTCCGCTGTCATTGCAGACTGAATTTGCAGAGGGGCTAGAAAATTTGGATAAAATGGATATTGATGTTTGTTTGCCTTCTCATACAAATCAAGTGGATATACTATCACTTCAGGATCAAGTTACTGACAGTTTCAACCCCTATGATGATCCATCAGTATGGCATAAACTTATGAAAGAGCGACTAATGCGGGTTAAGACTATGATTGAAGAAGAGAAGGATAAATATTAGCTTGTCAAATAATGCAGCTTGTGGCGGAGCTATGATTCCCATGGTTGCATTAGGAATTCCTAGGGACTCAACTACTGCAATTATTGAAGCGATTCCAAAAGAAAAAATAACATCTAGGGAACCAGAATTGCTTATAAAGGCAAAGGGGCTGTTACCCAAACTTTTTATCAAGAAAATAGATGTCTTGATTGTTGATACTATAGGTAAAAATTTTAGTGGTGCTGGCATGGATGCAAATATTACAGGGTCGTTCATATCTCCGTTTGCAAGCGGAGGACCTGAGGTTGAAAGATATGTGATATTGGATTTGAGCAAAGAATCACATGGAAATGCAATGGGCGCCGGCCGAGCTGATTTCATGACAAAGCGTTTGTTCGATAAAATAGATTTTGATTCAGCATATCCAAATGCTTTGACCTGTAAGCTTCTTTTAGGCGCAAAAATCCCAATTGTTTTAAAGAATGATGAAGATGCAATAAAAGCCGGAATTTTCACCTGTGATTCAATTGATTTTGACAACCCTAGAATTGTCCGTATCCATGATAGTTCGCATGTTACAAAAATTATGGTTTCAGAAGCGTTGTCAGAAGAAGTGGAAAAATCTTCAGAAATGAAATTGCTTTCTGAATTCCAGCCAATGACTTTTGATGAAAAAGGTAATTTGGATATTTCTTCTGACTTTTGGAATAGAAGGTGAAAATTATGAAAACAATGAAAAAGGCATATGAGGATTATTTACAACGGCGGAATATTTTAATGCAAGATTCCCATGCTCAATTTTGGTTTGAGCAAGAAAAGCGTTATGTACATCCATTTCGGATATTTGGAAATATTTATTATGTGGGTGATAACTGGGTGTGTGTCCATATCATTGATACAGGAGATGGACTTTTAATGATTGATGCTGGAAATGTTGGGGCAACAGCTATGCTTATAAATTCAATTTGGGAAATTGGATTGGATCCTAAAAATGTAAAATGGATTATTTTAAGTCATGGGCATGTAGATCATATTGGAGCGGCTTGGTTTTTCAAGAGGATGTTTGGAACAAGGTTGTTGATGGGCGAACCTGATGCCATAAATTTTAAGGAAAAACCAGAATTGTCAGCAATTCAAGATGCAGGACAGTTACAGGATTCTTTGTTCATGGTGGATGAGGTAATAAGAGATGGTGATGTTAAACAGTTTGGAAATACTCTGATACATTTTTTTCTTGTTCCTGGACATACGGATGGATGTGTAGCTGCTTTTTTTGATGTTTCTGATGGTGTCTCCTTTAAAAGGGCCGGTTATTATGGAGGATTTGGATTTAATACTTTGCAAAAAGATTATTTACTGGAAATAGGCGATAATACCTTTAATCATCGGAAAATGTATCTTAATTCGCTTCGGCATGTCAGAGAACAGAAGGTTGATATTTTCTTGGGAAATCATACTGAGAATAATCATTTGTTGGAAAAGAGGAAACAAATGTTAATGGGCTGTAGCAAAAATCCCTTTATTAATTCGTCCGAATGGAAAGAATATTTGGATAAGAAGCGCGATGCCCTTATGTTATTTATGAATGATCCCAAAAACAAATAAGAAAAATTTTATTTTGTACACGAATGATGGAAAACATTGATCCAATCGTTCAATTGGGCTTTTCATCCCGATATCTGAGCAAAATGGAAGTTGCGAGGCTCCGTTTCAGGAATTCCTCGATTTTCATGTTCATATCCCGTGGCGTATTCGTGATGAAGGCAAAGAGGTTCAGATAGTCCTGCAGGTCATCCCTGCAGAAGCCGCCGTGGACATTGAGGGATCTTTTTCAGCAGCCTGTGCACGCTGTTGATCCTGTCCATGGGATTGCCATAGCCTGCAAGGCCCCTCGTTTCCCTCGAGGGTTACTTTTGCAAATGGTTCAACAAAACAACAGCAATCACAGGATAGTAGTACTACGGCTACATCAGTTAAATGGCCCTCGACTGTAGAAATCATTGTTCCTGCAGGTGCAGGTGACGATACTGATTTTAATGCTCGATTACTTGCCCAGAAGTTATCTAAAAAAATATATATTAATTTTGTAGTATCTAATGTAAATGGTAATGGAGGAGCAACAGGAATTCGACAAGTAAGGAATACAAAACCAGATGGCTCTACTGTTTTGTTTTACTATTCTGCAGTAGTAGTCAATCAGTTGACTGGAGCTGCTGATTATGGATTTGTTTTGGGCGGTATTATCGAACAAAATCTTATCCGTGGCCTCATGTATGCAAATGGCAATTTCTTAGTTTTCTTTACTTCGCCGGTAGCTGCTGTTTGTCTTGGGTTAGCAGTTGTCTATATGATATATTTGATTATAAAACAAATAAAAATGAAAAGGGAGCAGCATTAATGGTTAAGGTTGAAAAAGATGGGAAAGTATCCCAATTATTAAGTTCTGTACTGATTCCACGAATGTTTCATGCAACCCAAGTTTTCCCTAATGAAAAAATTAAATGTGAAGATATTCCCGCCTATGTTGACGCGTTACTTAATGATAGTTGCTATAAGTCTTTGGTGAGACCTGCTATGAATATTGCTATTACTGCCGGTAGTAGGGGAATACGTAATATTGACATAATTACAAAGGCAATAGTGGATTGGGTAAAAAGGCAACATGCTGTTCCTTTTATTGTCCCTGCAATGGGGAGTCATGGAGGTGCAACCGCCCAAGGGCAACGAGAGATTCTGACTCATTATGGGATTTCAGAAAGGACAATGGGTTGTCCTGTAGTTTCTTCAATGGAAGTAATAAAACTAGGTGTTTCGAAAAGCGGTAAAACGGTCTTTTTCGATAAACATGCCTATGAAGCAGATGGTATCATCGTTTCGTGTAGAATTAAACCTCATAACGCATTTCGAGGGCCTATAGAAAGTGGTATCTGCAAGATGCTGACTGTTGGTTTGGGAAAACAAATTGGCGCTTCTGTTGTTCATGGTGATGGAATGGCTCATATAGCGCAAAATATTCCTGAAATGGCAAAAGTAGTATTGGAAAAAGCTCCAGTACTTTTTGCCGTTGCAACTATTGAAAATGCTTATGATCAAACATATATGATTGATTCTATTCTTGCAAAAGATGTTCTTGATCGTGAACCTGAATTATTGAAAATTGCCTTTAGGCAAATGCCATCGCTTTTGGTTGGAAAAACCGATGTATTGATTGTAGATGAAATTGGTAAAAATTTTAGTGGGACCGGAGTAGATCCAAATATTACTGGTACTTTTTCTACTCCATATGCTTCGGGAGGTATAAAAGTTCAGCGAACCTGTATGCTTGATTTGACGGAGGAATCTGATGGAAATGCGTTGGGTATCGGACTTGCTGATGTTATTACAAATAAGATTTTTTCCAAAATGGATATTAGCAAGATGTATCCTAATTGTATTACCAGTACTGTATTGGCGTCAGCAAAGATTCCATGTATTGTATATAGCGATAAAGAAGCAATTCAACTGTGTATTCGTACATGTACAGGTTTATCAGGGAAGCAACCTTATGTTGTTAGAATTCCTAACAGTTTGAATATTGGGCAGGTAATGCTTTCAGAGCGATATTATAATGATGTTATAGGGGGTAAATATCCTAATGTCCATGCAGTTGATCAACCGAAAGCTTTGGAATTTGATCAAGCTGGTATGTTGCAAACTACCTGCCTAATTGATTAAGTTGCTAACAGTATGTTGGGTGTAATTATTTATATCTGAAAGGGTAATGCTCAATGGGAAAGAAAAAAGTTTTCGTAGGACAAGCGGTTTCATCATCTGGTATTAATTATCTGATTAGTCATGGGTATCAAGTCGTTAATGCCACAAAAGCTGATCCAAGAGTTTGGGTACATGAAATAGGTGATGCGGATGGTTTTTTTTCCAGAGGTACCATAGGGTGCCCTGGTTTTGTAATGGATGTTGCAAAATCTCTCAAAGTCATAGGAAACTATGGTGTTGGAATTGACAAAATAGATGTCAAGCATGCCACAGAGCTCGGCATACAGGTGACGAATGGTCCCTATTCTAATTTGGTTGCAGTAGCTGAGTATACAATGGCTTTGATTTTGGCTCTCGAAACGGATTTAATTCATATGGATAGTCAAACACGGGAAGGACATTGGAATGATATTCGAGATACGACTAACGCCCGTGAAATCAAAGGGAGAACATTGGGAATTGTAGGTTTTGGCCATATAGGAAGGTATGTAGCCCAATGTGCTAAAACCTTCGGTATGCATATTATAATATATAATCATAATCTTTCAAAGGATACTGTCCCTGGTTATGTTACTTTGATTGATTCCCTTGCTGAGATCTTTAGTAAAGCAGATGTCGTTTCTTTGCATGTACCTTTGACTAAAGCGACTTTTCATCTTGTCAGTGATGGCCTTCTCAATTGTATGAAGCCATCTGCATATATTATTAATTGTGCCCGTGGTGGTGTCATTGATGAGAACGCTTTATATACGAAGCTTGTTAATAAAGAAATTGCCGGAGCTGGAATTAATTGTTTTGAGGAAGAACCTGTCAGATCTGGCAATAAATTACTGAAACTAAGCAATATTATTGTAGGACCTCATAGTGCAGGACAAACAGTAGATTCTGTTGAACGGATGAGTCTACATGCTGCAATTGGGATAGATGAAGTCTTAAGTGGGAAAAATCCTTCATGGCCTGTTAATTTTGTAGATAAGAAAATTATTTCTAAATGTATGCAAACTAACTCTAGATAGTTTGATATTAAAAGGATAAAAATGGAAAATAAAACAAGTGGATTTTATGTCAATTAATATGTTTGTATTGACTTTATTTAGGAGCGTAATGCTAAAGTATTCTACTTAATTATTTTTACTTATTTACTTTTCAA from Spirochaetia bacterium harbors:
- a CDS encoding nickel-dependent lactate racemase; this encodes MVKVEKDGKVSQLLSSVLIPRMFHATQVFPNEKIKCEDIPAYVDALLNDSCYKSLVRPAMNIAITAGSRGIRNIDIITKAIVDWVKRQHAVPFIVPAMGSHGGATAQGQREILTHYGISERTMGCPVVSSMEVIKLGVSKSGKTVFFDKHAYEADGIIVSCRIKPHNAFRGPIESGICKMLTVGLGKQIGASVVHGDGMAHIAQNIPEMAKVVLEKAPVLFAVATIENAYDQTYMIDSILAKDVLDREPELLKIAFRQMPSLLVGKTDVLIVDEIGKNFSGTGVDPNITGTFSTPYASGGIKVQRTCMLDLTEESDGNALGIGLADVITNKIFSKMDISKMYPNCITSTVLASAKIPCIVYSDKEAIQLCIRTCTGLSGKQPYVVRIPNSLNIGQVMLSERYYNDVIGGKYPNVHAVDQPKALEFDQAGMLQTTCLID
- a CDS encoding MBL fold metallo-hydrolase, which translates into the protein MKTMKKAYEDYLQRRNILMQDSHAQFWFEQEKRYVHPFRIFGNIYYVGDNWVCVHIIDTGDGLLMIDAGNVGATAMLINSIWEIGLDPKNVKWIILSHGHVDHIGAAWFFKRMFGTRLLMGEPDAINFKEKPELSAIQDAGQLQDSLFMVDEVIRDGDVKQFGNTLIHFFLVPGHTDGCVAAFFDVSDGVSFKRAGYYGGFGFNTLQKDYLLEIGDNTFNHRKMYLNSLRHVREQKVDIFLGNHTENNHLLEKRKQMLMGCSKNPFINSSEWKEYLDKKRDALMLFMNDPKNK
- a CDS encoding tripartite tricarboxylate transporter permease is translated as MSNNAACGGAMIPMVALGIPRDSTTAIIEAIPKEKITSREPELLIKAKGLLPKLFIKKIDVLIVDTIGKNFSGAGMDANITGSFISPFASGGPEVERYVILDLSKESHGNAMGAGRADFMTKRLFDKIDFDSAYPNALTCKLLLGAKIPIVLKNDEDAIKAGIFTCDSIDFDNPRIVRIHDSSHVTKIMVSEALSEEVEKSSEMKLLSEFQPMTFDEKGNLDISSDFWNRR
- a CDS encoding MBL fold metallo-hydrolase produces the protein MSLQYNTVDKLLSAEVLMEHCCREPWDTYQSPIKMAPRVYYVSGNNWVASYLIDTGDGLILIDTGMHETAYLLLENIRKLGFDYRDIKKILLSHAHIDHIGAARTLKELTKADLYLGKRDLLFLHERRDLIYIGNYTCGLFEPDYIYDDEKPIIQGDITIRTISTPGHTPGCTSFFFDVRDDIHNKILHCGMHGGIGVTCTKKALNQMGLPLSLQTEFAEGLENLDKMDIDVCLPSHTNQVDILSLQDQVTDSFNPYDDPSVWHKLMKERLMRVKTMIEEEKDKY
- a CDS encoding hydroxyacid dehydrogenase: MGKKKVFVGQAVSSSGINYLISHGYQVVNATKADPRVWVHEIGDADGFFSRGTIGCPGFVMDVAKSLKVIGNYGVGIDKIDVKHATELGIQVTNGPYSNLVAVAEYTMALILALETDLIHMDSQTREGHWNDIRDTTNAREIKGRTLGIVGFGHIGRYVAQCAKTFGMHIIIYNHNLSKDTVPGYVTLIDSLAEIFSKADVVSLHVPLTKATFHLVSDGLLNCMKPSAYIINCARGGVIDENALYTKLVNKEIAGAGINCFEEEPVRSGNKLLKLSNIIVGPHSAGQTVDSVERMSLHAAIGIDEVLSGKNPSWPVNFVDKKIISKCMQTNSR